AGCCatcattaaaaaggaaaatgagcaCGGCAATGGAAAGAGGAAAGTGCAGGAGGAGACGCAGGGTGTCATGGAAACCTACAAGCTGCTGTTCTCTATCATCAAGATGCCCACAGTCTTCACCTTCTGTGCCTTGCTTCTCACGGCTAAAGTATGATGAATGACTTGGTTTATCTTTGAAATATAACTTTGAAAGTGTTGCTTTTGTTTGCTTCATGCTTGAATATCTATTGTGACTGAAGGATTTCTCAGGTGTCTTCGCTTTGTGTTTCAGATTGGCTTCTCTGCAGCAGACGCAGTGACGGGTCTGAAGCTGGTGGAGGCTGGAGTTCCCAAGGAGCAGCTGGCATTGCTGGCAGTGCCCATGGTGCCTCTGCAGATCCTACTTCCTGTGATCATCAGTAAATACACTGCAGGGCCCCGACCTCTGGATATCTTCTACAAGGCCTTCCCTTTTAGGTTGTTACAcacatgaccacacacacacacacacacacacacacacacacacacacacacacacacacacacacaccctactCACATTCAATAATCTAAAAGCTAACCGAGTGTTGCTGTCTTGTGCTCGCAGGTTGCTCATAGGACTGGAGTACGCTCTGCTGGTGTGGTGGACTCCCAGCGTAAAACAAGAAGGAGGGTTTCCTGTGTACTACTACGCCTTAGTGCTGCTTAGCTACGCGTTGCATCAGGTTTGCATTTCTGTTATTGTCTCACAGTGCTGCGAGCACTACAGGGTTAAgagccttgctcaggggcacaatggtggcagccctctAGACATCACATCACAGTGTTGTCATGATTTCCTCTTTCTCTACCAACCGTGGTTCATTTCCTCTCCCTGCCCCCAGATGTCACTGTGTGAAACAATAGATTTACATTTATGGTATATTTGAGTGAGGGAGGTTTCATGTCTGTCGAGAGGATATGAAACCGTGTTTACAGATGTCCTTCTTTAGGAATAATTGAGTTTATATTAGTTTTTTGGACCATCTGattaaaatgatgatgatgcaacAATTGTTCAGCTTTAACAAATGTTTCCCGTGTTGCTCACCAGGTGGCgttgtacagtatgtacgtgGCCTGCATGGCCTTCCATGCCAAAGTGAGTGACCCCCTCATCGGCGGGACCTACATGACGCTGCTGAACACGGTCACTAACCTCGGTGGGAACTGGCCCTCCACTGTGGCTCTGTGGATGGTGGATCCCCTCACCTCTAAGGAGTGTCAGGGGGCGGTCGGGCAGAGCTGTGGCTCTCCAGAGGAGGCCGGGGTGAGTAAGGAGGAGACGGGGGAGGGGGCTCTGCACCGTGGTGCATGTAATTACACTTTATACATTGATTCCTTTGTCCCTGTTCCCGTCTGCAGCTGTGCGTCAAGGAGGGCGGCGTTTGCGTGACTACATTAGACGGCTACTACGTGGAGTCGGTGGTGTGTGTCGTCATTGGTTTAGCCTGGTGGGTGTGGTTAGGGAAGAAGATGAGGCGGCTGCAGGAACAGAGCCCCGCTGCATGGAGGTGCAGAGCTGTTACGGGATGACACTCATCAGTTCCactgactctttttttttttcttgcactTTTGCATACACTGCTCCAAAAACAGCCGAATGGTGAACATCCTGTTGTTCCTCATCCACCTGGTTTACTCTCCGCTGTAGCTGCTCATTCAGAAAACACTTTCACTCTGTGTCATCTTAAAGTGCATTCATGTGATGAAAGACGCCATGTTCTCTCCGGAGGTCAACATCCTGCTCATCATTAGAACAGTGAAACAAGCAGACTAGCTGAggactttttatttgttgttctgAAACCTCATTCTGCTGCTCAGCCTTACCAAACGAGAGTCAAAGAGTATGTTCAGATGCATATCGGGGTTTGTTTTTACCTGCTTGGACAGCCAATAACTTCTTGAAATTTGAGCCCCTCCACATAGAACAATCTTCTAAATGGACATTAGTGAACCCGGCACTCCAGACTCTCGTTAACCTTCATcattaatctaaatctaaagggaagtctgtccatctgtcctgATGCTGGTTAATCCAAGTAAATTAAACCCAGTGTGACGATCTGTCATTGCTGTTTGACTCAGATCTGAaccaatgttgttttttaattattatttaaatatatgttttcctttttaagtgATTTGTGCCTTGTCTTTCAGAGCCAGTTAAGTTTGAGTTAATAATCAAGGCATTGTGTAACTGTTGTCTGTAAGAATGTTTGGTTTTAAACACATGACtgattttattctgcttttttttgtttgtttacaaactACATGATGCTGAGCACACATTCCTGAAGCAGAATTACATTATGACCAACATCACTAATAGTTAAAGGAGCTGAGACGTCTAAAATATCTTCTatttttccaaactttccttAAATCTGAtcagtttgacctttttattatTGGACCAATTCAAATCTGTAAAGTGATATTAGACAAGAGAAACATGCATATGTCTTTTTAAACCAGGCCCGTGTCCGTTTTCATAGATGCATTATCATTGAGACAAAGGTCAACATGCTGTACACCATCAAGTGGAGCTTTGCAGTGTAGACCGAGGATCTACCACCAGCCTACAAGTATGTAGATAAATACATAGAGAATTTCTTGCCCCCAAAACCCCCCCCCGGACCAGCAGCCTCTGGAAGAAACTTGATACGCAGATGCTGTTTATGTTTTGCATATTTGTACATAGAACTGAATGTTACAGTATTTTCTCTAAAGCCAGCATTTTAAATCCAACAATGTCGAGTGTGAATGTTAATCAGGGttcacggggggggggggttaatgcTGACTTTGAACTACACGTGAAAAGGTCAAACATTTCCAGATTACGATGGCACGtcctttttaaaacatgtttggcCAGTGGTTCCTCTGAAATGCACAAAGGTCAAACTCTACTCTGTACATCGGTCACTTCATACTGCGCGACTGCGTTGATGCTGATTGGTTCTTTACTTGTTCATGAGCCTTTGTGCCACTGACGGGGCACTATGTTTGATCTTCTTTGACCAATACATTATTAGATAGACTGTGAATCTTGATTTCTGCTAAATTGATCTTTCAACTGCAGAACATTCAGTTTTAATTGATGTCACAACGTTAcctcatgtttttctttgcacaaCTTTTGTTTGAGTTCAAAATCCTTCGTCATAAAAGGAAAAGGAATGACAGGGTGACAACATAGTGAGACATGTTCTGAGCATCATTCTTAAGATGCAATGAGATTTGAAACATCTTGtatgtaattaaaaacaaatgcacacgtGTGAgctctttaaatgtttcctcaatccaagaagaagaagccgaGAAGCATTctgtattgttttacattttattacaactTTCCTtgctttttttggggggatttCTAAAATGTCCCTCCTAAACAAGTGAACGCTGACGGAACAGGCGGGAAATGTTGCTCTGAGTTTAAACATCTGCAGATGTTCAGATCAACTGGTGCCACCGTCTCCCGTGTGAGTTCCCTCCAGGGGTCAGTCGGGGGTCTGACGGCTCCTGGGTGGCGCAGCACCGAGATCGCTTTTGGGTGGTCACGGTGATCAAGCTGAATTATATCTGCTGATGCGTCAACTACTCCAGCGATACATCCCACTGCAGCACGCCTGAAGAGCGAGGAAGTATTCCCACGACAGTAACGCTGAAAGAATGTAAAACGTCAACATGTTTTTTCTCTTGTTTAATTCAGGCTCCGATTCATCGTCGATGTATAGCACAGTTAATGCATGTTGTAAAACATTGTAAGACATAAAGCTATATCATCAGAGCCTCTGCTCGCTCACAATCATCTgtgattgtttttaataattcatttcaTTCAGAGCCAggaagcatttttttttttttgtctaagaATTGTCAAAATCTCCCGATGGAAACGATTTCCTCACCGGCGTTCAAACAGCACAAAGCACTTCGGAAGTCATCGTACAGTAGACTGAGTGGATTGCTTGCATACGGTTTGATTTATTATCGCCTTTGAATTCTGGGTCACACGAAAAGGCTGCGGCTCCTCAAAAGGATTCCAGCCCTACAGGTCCAGTtcaggaaggggggggggggggtcagaagACAAAGGTCAAGAGACATGAGGTGTCGAGGAGAAGTGGTGAGGCGGTGATGTTGTCTGTAGCACTTAACTGCTGGAGTCCCAGACCCACGCACAAACTCCAGGTTGTGACAGTATACGGAGTGTGCGGATGTGCAATTTTAGGATTTGAATTGTCTCTAGCATCCgtttcttttttgctttgtttcttaaaaaatatcaagaaaaaaaaaaaagtcacaaaataaaCTCTCCTAAAGAGGTGCGGTGGGTCATAGGTTCATACGTAAATGGTCGGGCCGTTTAGCCACGACGGGATAGGCTTGCTGCTTCATCTGACCCAGGTTGACCCCGGTGGGCTGGCGGATGGGAAGAGGGGCCGAGGCTTCGGAGTTTGTAGTGACGTCCATGTGCTCCGGGGTGGACAGCTCCATGGCTTGGTCCTGAGGGGACTGGAGGACACTCGGCCGGCCGGTGAGAAGGGGGCTCCGGGCCCAGCAGTCCGTCCCAGAGAACTTAACTGGGCTGAAataacaaagaggagaggaggcgatGTCACCGAGAGGCCGTTGTTACAATAACCAACAtggaagatttatttttatgtattattcCTGGTTTCCGTGGTGCACAGAACAGACTTCTGCGTTTTATCTATCAGTTAATGACATGACGCCACGCACAATAACATCTTCATGATGTGGGGATTTGTTCTGTAAGGAATTATTCTAACAACATTTCTTTGGCCTCAGATGGAGTTTGGTAGAAAGGGTTTCACCCGGACACTGACGTACCTCAGAGGTGTCCTCGGGCTGTCCACGATCCGTCGAGGTGAGCGGATCTTTGGCTCAAACAAGAACTTCTCTTTGATGTTTTCCAGGACCGACGGAGCGACGTATGTGAAACCctgcagaaacaaagacatcagAGACAAACGCTTGGTGCACAGTCGCACCTGAGAGCGGAACACATTACTGTACGAGTCAGACGAGTGTGAACCAGTGTTTACGCTGCTCTGTGATGTAAGCAtcttttaaactgaatataaaacaatacaaactcATTAATATATGCTGTTTAACTATAAGccttttaaaatattatctTTATTAACATAAAGTAGCTGAGAAAGCAGTAATTATGTGGAAAATAAAGGGAAATGCAACTTTTCAGTAAAAGCTTATGAATCATTCATTTGCACGTGAAAGGTCCTGAGACTTCTCAGCGTGTTCCTGACAACAGGAACTCTCTTTTCTTCAAGAgatcacaaaacaaacaagcgAAATGTACGAGAAGTTACCAGGAAGGCTTGATTGGCACTCTCACTGAGGGTCGAGTCATCCGGGCTGTCGACTGGCGTCTGACTGGTGAACTTCGAGTCGAACTGACTCACGTCTTCAGCCGATTGCTGCCGAGATATAAGAGAAGACGAACACCGGTGAGGAGGTGCAGCAACACGAGAGGATTGATTGTTTTCACACAGAGTGCCCAACAAGACACAACAAATAGAGGTTAAACATTCCTtaacattacaaataaatatattattctcTCCACCTTTTTGAAAgtcaaattcaaggacttttcaAGGTGCATTTTCAAGCCTTTCCAGCACCTTACAGCTGCTGtgaatgatttatttgtatatattctATTTCATATTCCACGCTGATGAAATTGTCAGCTAACGACACGTGAGAGTGAAACGAGAGAGGACCTACGTTCACTTACTGAAATTGTTCAGTTGGTTTAATTTGGGAATTAACCCGCATCTCGATCTCACAAGATCTCAAGTGGCATTAGTTGAGAGTTCACAGAGATCTAATTTCAACATTTAACATTCTCAAATTCCCCACACTGAAACTACAAGCAGCGCTGTAGTGTCAGAATTCCTTGTGACCCGACACTCACCAGGAAAGGTTTAAAGGGCGGCTCCACTTTCCGAGCCAGCAGATCCTCCCAGTTGATGTGTCTGAAGAAGAGATGAGCCTACGGGATATCACAAGCAAACAAGAGGGCCATGAGTCAGAGCGTCTACGTCTGGGAGAGGTTTAAACACCGTTCATGCAACGACAGCTTTTTCCAATGATTGTTAGTAGCAGTGTGTCCTGAGAGGGGACAAGGACTCACAAACCCTCTGCAGCAGTAGAGTTTCAAACTGGTGGCAGCTAAGTAAACAAGCATTGCATAATATCTTTTCTCACCTGCACTTCTGTGGCATCTCCTGCGCCCGCTCCCAGCCGTGACGAGGCGTTTCTCTTCAGCAACTGTACAACCAGCAGATAATGTGAAAAGAATGTCTACACAACAACTCCACCCTTATTTTGGATAAACACACGCAGTACAAGGGTCAAACAAACGGGAGATACCCTTTTCAGGAGATCTCTGGCTTCTTGTGTGAGGTAGGGCGGCAGGCTGAGCTTACACTTCAGGATCTTGTCAATGGTCTTTTTTCGGTTTTCACCTGTGAACGGTGGCTACagtgggaagagagagagaggaaggggttactcaaacatttccaaattacactttgtattttaaaaagctttttcataTTGTAAAAGTTGAACCTACCGCTCCTGTGAGCATGTCGTACATCAGAGCGCCCAGACTCCACCAGTCCACTGCTCTGTTGTGTCCGCTTCTCATCAAGATCTCTGGGGCCCTGCAACAAAGCCAGTGCACATTTCTTACTAATTAATTAAAGTTAGTGAGTCAACAATAAgcaggaaagaagaaggagagcaAGTGGAGTCAGCAAGGAAGCATATTTGAATGCAAGTGTATGAAGGAGGGAAATGAGCCAGGACAACATACATGTATTCGATTGTTCCACAGAAAGTGTGGGTGACTGTGCCGTCGTGAATTGACTCTTTACACAGTCCAAAGTCGGTCAGCTTTACATGGCCTGGaaggaaaaaacacattcaaatgcaaTTATTTACAATTCTTTGTGGCGGATTTACAAGAACATCTGCGTTAAATCACAACAAGGTCTTTATTTACTGATATTTGTGCATATGTACAGTTGTTTTAAGGTCAAATACAAAGAAATCTAAGACTTTTTCTTTGAGAAATCATGCAGGAAGGTTTGAGTTCATttcatcacatgcacacatgttgaaaacacacacacacacacacacaccatggttGTTGAGCATGATGTTCTCAGGCTTTAGGTCTCTGTAGATGATGCCTTTCTGGTGCAGGTGACCCAGAGCCATGGAGATCTCTGCCAGGTAGAAactacagagaaaaacaaataaacaaaccaataaATAGTGCTAATTTATTCCTAAATGAAGATCGACCAGTCTGTTAGGCATATGGTATCAATACACTAtatgtttattgtcattttaaccCATTGTTAGGTTAATTTCAAAAGGTGAGGAAGCGTACTGTAAGTGTCATTGCTATAGTTACCTGCAGTTTAATATACTTTGTGTGCCGAACAGAACTGAGTTTGAGGCATCCTGACACACAACTTCAACATATAccagccagccaatcagaaatgaGTATTGTCATTGATGACAATACGATATAAAAACTCACCAGGCTGTGTCTTCCATGAAGATGCCCTCCCTCTCCAGCTGCATGAAAAGTTCTCCTCCTGCACAGGTGAACACAGTTTTATGCAGTTAATGTGGgtgacacacatacagcaaCCCTACACCCCTCCCATCTCAAAAGGTTGTGTAGCTGACCCTCACCACTGATCTccctggaggagaagagcaggaaTAATATGCATTAATCTCCCTACCCCCCTCCCTGTTTAACTTACCACTCAAGTACTCCAGGATGAGATACAGCTTCCCTCCTGTCTGGAAGGCGTAGATGAGATCAACAATGAAAGGGTGCTTCACCTCCTCCAGGATGTTCCTCTCTGCCTTTGTATGGGCTGTGTCCTTGGCGTTGCGAACAATCATAGCCTGATGGCCCCACCCCGAAGATGTTTTTCAACATTAGTAAAGAGGCAGAAAAGTGGtgaaacactgaacatgttGTGTAGCACTACATACGAGCTGCTTGCATATTTGTCCTCCATGACTAATAGAGAGAAAGTTAAGGTGAGTTGTGTAGTAAAGTGGTCGTATAGTAAAGCGGGCGTGGCGTGTAGTAAAGTGGGCGTTTTGTATATTGTCATGTAGTAAAGCGGGCGTGTCGTATATTAAAGCTGGCGTGGCGTGTAGTAAAGTGGGCGTTTTGTATATTGTCATGTAGTAAAGCAGGCGTGTCGTTTAGTAAAGCGGGCGTGGCGTGTAGTAAAGTGGGCGTTTTGTATATTGTTATGTAGTAAAGCGGGCGTGTTGTTGTGTAGTAAAGTGGGCGTGTCGTATAGTAAAGTGGGCGTGTCGTATAGTAAAGTGGGCGTGTTGTATAGTAAAGCGGGCGTGTCGTATAGTAAAGTGGGCGTTTTGTATATTGTTATGTAGTAAAGTGGGCGTGTCGTGTAGTAAAGCGGGCGTGGCGTGTAGTAAAGTGGGCGTTTTGTATATTGTTATGTAGTAAAGCGGGCGTGTTGTTGTGTAGTAAAGTGGGCGTGTCGTATAGTAAAGTGGGCGTGTCATATAGTAAAGCGGGCGTGTTGTATAGTAAAGCGGGCGTGTCGTATAGTAAAGTGGGCGTTTTGTATATTGTTATGTAGTAAAGTGGGCGTGTCGTGTAGTAAAGCGGGCGTGGCGTGTAGTAAAGTGGGCGTTTTGTATATTGTTATGTAGTAAAGCGGGCGTGTTGTTGTGTAGTAAAGTGGGCGTGTCGTATAGTAAAGTGGGCGTGTCGTATAGTAAAGTGGGCGTGTTGTATAGTAAAGCGGGCGTGTCGTATAGTAAAGTGGGCGTTTTGTATATTGTTATGTAGTAAAGTGGGCGTGTCGTGTAGTAAAGTGGGCGTGGCGTGTAGTAAAGTGGGCGTTTTGTATATTGTTATGTAGTAAAGTGGGCGTGTCGTGTAGTAAAGCAGGCGTGTCGTGTAGTAAAGCGGGCGTGGCGTGTAGTAAAGTGGGCGTTTTGTATATTGTTATGTAGTAAAGCGGGCGTGTTGTTGTGTAGTAAAGTGGGCGTGTCGTATAGTA
This genomic interval from Cottoperca gobio chromosome 13, fCotGob3.1, whole genome shotgun sequence contains the following:
- the rps6kb1b gene encoding ribosomal protein S6 kinase beta-1, which encodes MAGVFDIDLDQPEENVSDDENEEVEISDIMDQCSGFEFNMDDCEKIEISEDNVNQGTENIRPECFELLRVLGKGGYGKVFQVRKVIGAESGKIFAMKVLKKAMIVRNAKDTAHTKAERNILEEVKHPFIVDLIYAFQTGGKLYLILEYLSGGELFMQLEREGIFMEDTACFYLAEISMALGHLHQKGIIYRDLKPENIMLNNHGHVKLTDFGLCKESIHDGTVTHTFCGTIEYMAPEILMRSGHNRAVDWWSLGALMYDMLTGAPPFTGENRKKTIDKILKCKLSLPPYLTQEARDLLKRLLKRNASSRLGAGAGDATEVQAHLFFRHINWEDLLARKVEPPFKPFLQSAEDVSQFDSKFTSQTPVDSPDDSTLSESANQAFLGFTYVAPSVLENIKEKFLFEPKIRSPRRIVDSPRTPLSPVKFSGTDCWARSPLLTGRPSVLQSPQDQAMELSTPEHMDVTTNSEASAPLPIRQPTGVNLGQMKQQAYPVVAKRPDHLRMNL
- the slc33a1 gene encoding acetyl-coenzyme A transporter 1 — its product is MEHSDFMTHTNGRQRKMAGATLPSENMTDMGRGEMSSSEPEVEEEAEGLIRGSDSEDRRHRVRPGIRGELGNVLLLLFLYVLQGIPLGLAGSIPLILQSKSVSYKDQAFFSFVFWPFSLKLLWAPLVDALYFSRFGRRKSWLVPTQYLLGLFMIYLSMTVNSLLQSEGGPKVVMLTAVFFMLAFLAATQDIAVDGWALTMLSRENVGYASTCNSVGQTAGYFLGNVLFLALESADFCNKYLRVEPKDTGIVTLADFLFFWGIVFLISTTLVAIIKKENEHGNGKRKVQEETQGVMETYKLLFSIIKMPTVFTFCALLLTAKIGFSAADAVTGLKLVEAGVPKEQLALLAVPMVPLQILLPVIISKYTAGPRPLDIFYKAFPFRLLIGLEYALLVWWTPSVKQEGGFPVYYYALVLLSYALHQVALYSMYVACMAFHAKVSDPLIGGTYMTLLNTVTNLGGNWPSTVALWMVDPLTSKECQGAVGQSCGSPEEAGLCVKEGGVCVTTLDGYYVESVVCVVIGLAWWVWLGKKMRRLQEQSPAAWRCRAVTG